The proteins below are encoded in one region of Sulfolobus sp. A20:
- a CDS encoding glycolate dehydrogenase, which yields MRIISTEKVPEECKKVINVKDENLTDNDFREAEILLTWPSRVNKDLISKMPNIKVIQTFSAGVDDLDFSILPQNVKVFSNAGAYALSVAEHTWGLILALAKGVGTKKRTIVYEVTGKTLLILGGGGIGSEVARIGKSAFRNYVVGISRSFKKPEWFDEKHTISMLRQKINEADIIVDTLPLNKQTKSLLNYELLKNVKPKTIIVNVGRGETVDEEGIYKLLRERPDVRFGTDVFWRKNGKEDFFNTKLWELDNFTGTLHTAGAYGNDEVMKRAMTIACMNVKKYIDSGVGDNEVRREDYV from the coding sequence ATGAGGATCATATCAACGGAGAAAGTTCCGGAAGAGTGTAAGAAGGTAATTAATGTTAAAGACGAAAACTTGACTGATAATGATTTTAGGGAGGCAGAGATATTATTGACGTGGCCTAGTAGAGTAAATAAAGACTTAATAAGCAAGATGCCTAATATAAAGGTAATACAGACTTTTTCAGCTGGCGTGGATGACTTAGATTTTTCTATACTTCCTCAAAACGTTAAAGTGTTTTCTAATGCTGGAGCTTACGCATTATCGGTAGCTGAACATACATGGGGGTTAATATTAGCATTAGCTAAAGGTGTAGGGACTAAAAAGAGGACTATTGTTTATGAAGTTACCGGTAAAACGTTATTAATATTAGGTGGAGGTGGTATAGGCTCAGAAGTTGCTAGAATTGGGAAGTCAGCTTTCAGAAATTACGTAGTAGGAATATCGAGGTCGTTTAAGAAGCCTGAATGGTTTGACGAGAAACATACTATTTCGATGTTAAGGCAAAAGATTAATGAAGCTGATATAATAGTTGATACGTTGCCACTAAATAAGCAAACTAAAAGTTTACTTAACTATGAATTACTAAAGAACGTTAAACCAAAAACGATAATAGTCAACGTAGGAAGAGGAGAAACAGTAGATGAGGAGGGAATTTATAAACTTTTGAGGGAAAGACCTGATGTCAGATTTGGTACTGATGTGTTTTGGAGAAAGAACGGAAAGGAAGATTTCTTCAATACTAAGCTTTGGGAGTTAGATAATTTTACAGGGACTTTACATACTGCTGGAGCTTATGGAAATGATGAAGTAATGAAAAGAGCTATGACGATCGCTTGTATGAATGTGAAAAAATATATAGATAGCGGTGTCGGAGATAATGAAGTGAGGAGAGAAGATTATGTTTGA
- a CDS encoding DUF2299 domain-containing protein has translation MFDKSADKQVEEWIKELGLSVNRPPQAKEYFHVLVAPPQGGPALSVIRINENSKFYVIAMGIAIHPTHISSLMSMKKEERIKFLIDLQLEALRYGVDFVAIPPNQEVPNAIQISRPLFVENLTANEFIKTLLNVRNAGVSIMLKFAQKFGPYESQQSTSLRYT, from the coding sequence ATGTTTGATAAATCTGCTGATAAACAGGTAGAAGAGTGGATAAAGGAATTAGGCTTATCCGTCAATAGGCCTCCGCAAGCTAAAGAATATTTTCACGTTTTGGTTGCTCCCCCTCAAGGTGGACCGGCCCTAAGCGTAATAAGAATTAACGAGAATTCAAAATTTTATGTGATAGCTATGGGAATAGCAATACATCCTACTCATATATCCTCATTGATGTCTATGAAAAAAGAGGAGAGAATAAAGTTTTTAATAGATCTCCAATTAGAGGCTTTAAGATATGGTGTAGACTTCGTAGCAATACCACCCAATCAAGAAGTGCCTAATGCTATACAGATATCAAGACCTTTGTTTGTGGAAAATTTGACAGCAAATGAATTCATAAAAACTTTATTAAACGTTAGAAATGCGGGAGTAAGTATTATGCTAAAGTTTGCTCAAAAATTCGGTCCTTATGAATCACAACAGAGTACTTCGTTAAGATACACGTAA
- a CDS encoding APC family permease — translation MDLKKAALSFKENYAQAMAVTAPLGSVVSTTTAAIAYAGSSVVFTTFLSLVASALWIYTLSMYTRKIASAGGYYTFNYGAWRSKKFAFLEALTEAVAYILLNAVNVIAIYSILSVTSNLLNIHIPTWVLYLSLFLAVIYPTIASLIDIRKLLGYIVTISATAEAILLIVLFLLSLSNGFHLDYFLPKFRSPGDLATAFVLTTVSISGAGASTYLGEETKDPHKNVTKGMWLALIIGGASMFLGTYGIIALWSGALTNITSTPQPLFVEMIRYGSIALFISLILSINSLLSSNIGTTVGSARILYNLARENAAPSIFRRLNQKGEPLFATVIAGVATGVITIVSINLLGFQSALNEIAAVEGILWLLGRIFDGFGAPIFYWRIGNLKLGYVIIPVIATLINSWGDIQSILSMDMVQIFSLASFGVLTVVWYALKASKGNPGSLVVDENNKVITIDEYLKKVVSR, via the coding sequence ATGGACCTCAAGAAGGCAGCGTTGTCTTTTAAGGAGAATTATGCTCAAGCTATGGCTGTAACAGCACCGCTCGGTAGTGTTGTCTCAACTACTACTGCAGCTATTGCCTATGCAGGTTCTTCAGTGGTATTCACTACCTTCTTGTCTCTAGTTGCTAGTGCTCTATGGATTTATACGTTATCAATGTACACTAGAAAGATTGCGTCAGCGGGAGGTTATTATACTTTCAATTATGGGGCTTGGAGAAGTAAAAAGTTTGCATTTCTCGAAGCATTAACTGAAGCAGTAGCTTATATATTACTTAATGCGGTAAATGTTATAGCAATATATTCAATATTATCGGTCACGTCTAATTTACTGAATATTCATATTCCTACTTGGGTTTTATACCTATCCCTATTTTTAGCAGTAATATATCCGACTATTGCCTCGCTGATAGACATTAGAAAATTACTAGGATATATTGTGACTATTAGTGCTACAGCTGAAGCTATATTACTGATAGTATTATTTCTACTGTCGTTATCCAATGGATTTCATCTAGACTACTTCTTGCCAAAGTTTAGAAGCCCCGGAGACTTAGCCACAGCATTCGTTTTAACCACAGTAAGTATATCGGGTGCAGGAGCTTCAACTTACTTAGGAGAGGAGACGAAAGACCCTCATAAAAATGTAACGAAAGGTATGTGGCTTGCGTTGATAATAGGTGGGGCTTCAATGTTTCTAGGAACTTATGGTATAATCGCATTATGGTCTGGAGCCCTAACTAATATAACTAGTACTCCTCAACCATTATTTGTAGAAATGATAAGATATGGTAGTATAGCCTTGTTTATTTCACTAATCTTATCTATAAATAGTCTTCTTTCATCTAATATAGGCACTACAGTGGGCTCAGCAAGAATATTATATAACTTAGCTAGAGAGAATGCAGCACCGTCTATTTTTAGAAGGTTGAATCAAAAAGGAGAGCCCTTATTCGCAACCGTCATAGCCGGTGTTGCGACCGGTGTAATAACTATCGTTTCAATAAATCTTTTAGGTTTTCAGAGTGCTCTTAATGAGATAGCTGCTGTTGAGGGAATATTGTGGTTATTAGGAAGAATATTTGATGGATTTGGTGCACCTATTTTCTACTGGAGAATAGGTAACTTGAAATTAGGATATGTAATAATCCCAGTAATAGCTACTCTTATTAATTCATGGGGAGACATTCAGTCAATATTATCAATGGATATGGTTCAAATCTTTTCCCTTGCGTCATTTGGAGTTTTAACTGTAGTGTGGTATGCCTTAAAGGCTAGCAAGGGTAATCCTGGATCGTTGGTAGTTGATGAG